Proteins encoded in a region of the Perca fluviatilis chromosome 8, GENO_Pfluv_1.0, whole genome shotgun sequence genome:
- the rnf141 gene encoding RING finger protein 141, with protein sequence MGQQLSGQAVMNHLPEKLVKHAGLVRDSGYLTYEEFLARVAELNEVTAKLASGQQKHLLFEVEPGSDATALWKVAVRVLCTKINKENGMLEASRIMNLYQFIQLYRDITSQAAEVMSAEGATKGPSAQLPSTDSCQASMWMGRVKQLTDEEECCICMDGKADLILPCAHSFCQKCIDKWSGQSRNCPICRLQVTAANESWVMSDFPTEDDMAGYILNLADEAGHPHRP encoded by the exons ATGGGCCAGCAGCTCTCAGGTCAGGCGGTGATGAACCATCTGCCTGAGAAGCTGGTGAAACATGCCGGACTGGTACGTGACAGCGGCTACCTAACCTACGAGGAGTTTCTGGCAAGAGTGGCCGAACTTAACGAAGT TACGGCCAAGCTAGCTTCAGGACAGCAGAAGCACCTGCTGTTTGAGGTTGAGCCAGGATCCGATGCCACGGCCTTGTGGAAGGTGGCTGTCAGGGTCCTCTGTACCAAG ATCAACAAGGAGAACGGTATGCTGGAAGCATCACGCATCATGAACCTGTACCAGTTCATCCAGCTGTACCGTGACATCACCAGCCAGGCTGCTGAGGTGATGTCTGCAGAGGGCGCCACCAAGGGCCCGTCTGCCCAGCTCCCCTCCACAGACTCCTGCCAGGCCAGCATGTGGATGGGCAG AGTGAAGCAGCTGACTGATGAGGAGGAGTGCTGTATCTGCATGGACGGAAAGGCTGACCTTATTCTGCCCTGTGCACACAGCTTCTGTCAGAAGTGCATTGATAAATG GAGTGGGCAGAGCCGAAACTGTCCGATATGTCGCTTGCAAGTAACTGCTGCCAATGAATCATGGGTAATGTCTGATTTCCCCACAGAGGACGACATGGCTGGCTACATACTCAACTTGGCTGATGAGGCGGGTCATCCACATAGGCcttaa